One Dictyoglomus thermophilum H-6-12 DNA window includes the following coding sequences:
- a CDS encoding ABC transporter permease yields MSRVIWSPTRYRRFSLGDIIILLFIGSIIYAISSLNTIYSKPTEVISLDLSPQKLPLYSLFSLLRMILAYFISLIFTIVYAYTAAYKKSLEKILIPLLDILQSIPVLSFLPPVFMAVISMFPGSKLGLEITSIILIFTGQVWNMVFSFYQSLISIPRDLKEAAQLFKLNPWQRFWYLELPYSAIGLIWNSMMSWAGGWFFLMACEMFTLTNQNFVLPGLGSYLSFAALKGDLLKIFYGLFALITVIILLDQLVWRPLLSWSQKFKVEYVQAEEYYESKVLLWYRRSRIFDLLYKKIILPLRERLEILFISYYDKKEKQEIKTSKISKLLNLIVSTILIFLVLRGFIGLLKLIINLPLNMWKDIIYSAFLTLLRVTTAVLIALSWTLPLGVRIGMNPKLSKVIQPIVQIVASVPATAIFPVIVMYLINLPGGLNIASIVLMLLGTQWYLLFNIIAGGMSIPNDLIEVSELLKLSKIDKWKILIIPSILPFLVTGGITAMGGAFNASIVSEYIEFHNQIYKIKGLGALITEASSKGNNSLLAASTLVMALIVVTINRLFWKRLFKKSEELLS; encoded by the coding sequence ATGTCCAGGGTAATCTGGTCTCCAACAAGATACAGACGATTTTCTTTAGGAGATATAATAATACTCCTATTTATAGGGAGTATTATTTACGCTATATCTTCCCTCAATACCATATATTCAAAGCCCACCGAGGTAATTAGTTTAGATTTATCCCCTCAAAAGCTTCCTCTTTATTCTCTTTTCTCTCTTTTAAGAATGATTCTTGCATATTTTATTTCATTAATATTTACCATCGTTTATGCCTATACTGCTGCTTACAAAAAAAGTCTTGAAAAAATTCTTATACCACTACTAGACATACTTCAATCAATTCCTGTACTTTCCTTCCTTCCCCCAGTATTCATGGCAGTTATTTCTATGTTTCCAGGATCAAAATTAGGCCTTGAAATTACCTCCATAATTCTTATTTTCACAGGACAGGTATGGAACATGGTATTTAGTTTTTACCAATCTTTAATCTCTATCCCAAGAGATTTAAAAGAAGCAGCCCAATTATTCAAATTAAACCCATGGCAAAGATTTTGGTATCTAGAACTTCCCTACTCTGCTATCGGATTAATTTGGAATAGTATGATGTCTTGGGCTGGAGGTTGGTTCTTCCTTATGGCATGTGAGATGTTTACCCTGACAAATCAAAATTTCGTCCTACCAGGACTTGGTTCTTACCTGTCCTTTGCCGCTTTAAAGGGTGATCTTTTGAAAATATTTTATGGCCTTTTTGCTTTGATTACTGTGATAATTCTTCTTGATCAATTAGTTTGGAGACCTCTCCTTTCTTGGAGTCAAAAATTTAAGGTAGAATATGTTCAGGCAGAAGAATACTATGAATCAAAAGTACTTTTATGGTATAGAAGATCACGTATTTTTGACCTCCTCTATAAAAAGATTATCTTACCTTTAAGAGAAAGGTTAGAAATTTTATTTATCTCTTATTACGATAAGAAAGAAAAACAAGAAATAAAAACATCTAAAATTTCAAAACTATTAAACCTCATTGTGTCCACCATCTTAATCTTTCTTGTATTAAGAGGATTTATTGGACTTCTAAAATTAATTATAAACTTACCATTAAACATGTGGAAGGATATAATCTACTCAGCATTCCTTACTCTACTTAGAGTTACAACTGCAGTGCTAATTGCACTATCCTGGACTCTCCCATTGGGAGTAAGAATAGGTATGAATCCTAAACTCTCAAAGGTAATACAACCAATTGTACAAATAGTGGCCTCGGTACCTGCAACCGCTATCTTTCCAGTAATAGTCATGTATCTGATAAATCTTCCTGGAGGATTAAATATAGCAAGTATTGTACTAATGCTTTTGGGTACTCAATGGTATTTACTATTTAACATCATCGCAGGAGGAATGTCTATTCCTAATGATCTTATTGAAGTAAGTGAACTATTAAAATTAAGTAAAATTGACAAGTGGAAAATACTTATTATTCCCTCTATTCTACCATTTCTTGTGACAGGCGGTATTACTGCTATGGGAGGAGCATTTAACGCAAGTATAGTTTCTGAATATATAGAATTTCATAACCAAATCTATAAAATAAAAGGACTTGGAGCTCTTATTACTGAAGCATCAAGCAAGGGGAATAATTCACTTCTTGCAGCAAGTACCCTAGTTATGGCTTTAATAGTGGTTACTATAAATAGGTTATTCTGGAAAAGACTATTCAAAAAGTCCGAAGAGCTGTTATCCTAA
- a CDS encoding glycoside hydrolase family 57 protein, with amino-acid sequence MGKLYVSFIWHMHQPYYKDTSKSLSIFPWVRFHGIKNYYNMVSILKDFPKIKQTFNFVPSLLLQIQEYLDRRTTDLWLEKSLKKASELNMEDKKFILDNFFLLNKEKMGFIFPRFKELYYKKLNNEEYTVQDFLDLQVLYNLAWFDPDLRKKDSFLIYLVEKGKNFTEEEKLKVIEKQFEILRGLFSLYRSMQDSGQIEVIFSPFFHPIMPLLIDTKSAKVSTPELPLPFDYFSFKEDAEKQLFLGKEYYRKLFDKDPLGIWPSEQAVSPEFVEMVSEFNIKWFVSDERILFKSLGEDFLRDNEEFINKPEILYKPYRINLNGKEVYAVFRDQVLSDRIGFVYMNYPPEDGAKDLYYRLLKIKNSLPQNSDFLVTIALDGENCWEYYDNDGRDFLRNLYTLLSDSKELETITVKDFIEKTKNFGELNNIFTGSWINADLTTWIGEIEENLAWEYLTITRKFVEKKKDRVDWISLMAAEGSDWFWWYGDDQESGYDEIFDEIFRSHLKNVYRSINKAYPSFLDFPIVFRNPLWRSRRSLIFTPKIDGIITSKDEWVLSSLNLLEEKKSEFITGIYYGYDLSNLYMRIDLMDKAEKYFNDDYFIVINFYSRNKGSCKYRLDLRNELCGDNISLKIKDIVEVSIPWDKFTGFDRNSTIHFKVDLCKNTEMVESLEDTENFWFEIPNLMDEIITKLFLFGDPSRKVELSTMLISRKKVYNLYSKVSILQDSLKKDFVKIENKGEIIEVTKHISLRELLFLIQCVRDLKVFGILDKYVCAPVGRVSKTEGIYVIEPKVFVHDFLKKYIEKEKLEVPIEMDKLGRIEIYGL; translated from the coding sequence ATGGGTAAGTTGTATGTAAGTTTTATATGGCATATGCATCAACCATATTATAAAGACACTTCTAAAAGTTTATCCATATTCCCTTGGGTTAGATTTCACGGTATTAAGAACTATTACAATATGGTTTCCATACTGAAAGATTTTCCAAAGATAAAGCAGACGTTTAATTTTGTTCCATCCTTACTTTTACAAATACAAGAATACTTGGACAGAAGAACTACAGATTTGTGGTTAGAGAAATCTCTTAAAAAAGCCTCTGAGTTAAATATGGAGGATAAGAAATTTATTTTAGATAACTTTTTCCTCCTTAATAAGGAGAAGATGGGGTTTATATTTCCAAGATTTAAAGAGTTATACTACAAAAAGTTGAATAACGAAGAATACACAGTTCAGGATTTTTTGGATTTACAAGTTTTATATAATCTTGCTTGGTTTGATCCTGATTTGAGAAAGAAAGATTCTTTCTTAATTTATTTGGTAGAAAAAGGCAAAAATTTTACTGAAGAGGAAAAATTAAAAGTTATAGAAAAGCAGTTTGAAATCCTAAGAGGACTTTTTTCTCTTTATAGATCGATGCAGGATTCTGGACAAATAGAAGTGATTTTTTCTCCCTTTTTTCATCCTATAATGCCTCTTTTGATAGACACAAAGAGTGCCAAAGTATCTACGCCTGAGCTTCCTCTTCCTTTTGACTATTTTTCTTTTAAGGAAGATGCAGAAAAGCAGCTTTTCCTTGGAAAAGAATATTATAGAAAGTTATTTGATAAAGATCCTTTAGGTATATGGCCTTCAGAGCAAGCTGTAAGTCCTGAATTTGTAGAAATGGTCTCAGAGTTTAATATTAAATGGTTTGTTTCAGACGAAAGGATTCTTTTTAAAAGTTTGGGAGAAGATTTCTTACGGGATAATGAGGAGTTCATAAATAAGCCAGAAATCCTTTATAAACCTTATAGAATAAATTTGAATGGAAAAGAAGTCTATGCAGTTTTTAGAGATCAGGTTCTGTCAGACAGAATTGGATTTGTCTATATGAATTATCCTCCTGAAGATGGGGCTAAGGATCTATATTATCGTCTTTTAAAAATAAAAAATAGTCTACCTCAAAATTCAGATTTTCTTGTAACTATTGCTTTAGATGGTGAAAATTGTTGGGAGTATTACGATAATGATGGGCGAGATTTCTTAAGAAACCTATATACTTTACTTTCTGATTCTAAAGAGCTTGAGACAATAACGGTAAAAGATTTTATTGAGAAAACAAAAAATTTTGGAGAACTTAATAATATTTTTACTGGATCCTGGATAAATGCTGATCTTACTACTTGGATTGGAGAGATAGAGGAGAATCTTGCATGGGAATATCTAACCATTACAAGGAAGTTTGTAGAGAAGAAGAAAGATCGGGTAGATTGGATAAGCCTTATGGCGGCAGAAGGAAGTGACTGGTTTTGGTGGTATGGAGATGATCAAGAATCAGGATATGACGAGATTTTCGATGAAATTTTTAGGTCTCATCTTAAAAATGTTTATAGATCTATTAATAAAGCTTATCCTTCTTTCCTTGACTTCCCTATTGTTTTTAGAAATCCGTTATGGAGAAGTAGGAGATCTTTAATTTTTACTCCTAAGATCGATGGGATAATTACCTCTAAAGATGAGTGGGTTTTGTCGTCCTTAAATTTGTTAGAAGAGAAGAAAAGTGAATTTATAACAGGAATTTATTATGGTTATGACTTAAGCAACTTATATATGAGAATTGACTTAATGGATAAGGCAGAAAAATATTTTAATGATGATTATTTTATAGTTATCAACTTTTACTCAAGAAACAAAGGTAGCTGTAAATATAGATTAGATTTAAGAAATGAGCTTTGTGGGGATAATATTTCATTGAAGATAAAAGATATAGTTGAGGTTAGTATTCCTTGGGATAAATTCACAGGGTTTGATAGGAATTCAACGATCCATTTTAAGGTTGATTTGTGTAAAAATACAGAGATGGTAGAAAGTCTTGAGGATACAGAGAATTTTTGGTTTGAGATTCCTAATTTAATGGATGAAATTATTACAAAACTATTTCTTTTTGGGGATCCTTCTCGAAAGGTCGAACTTTCGACGATGCTTATTTCTAGGAAAAAAGTTTATAATCTTTATTCTAAAGTAAGTATATTGCAAGATTCTCTTAAAAAAGATTTTGTAAAAATAGAAAATAAGGGTGAAATCATAGAAGTTACCAAACATATTTCTCTAAGAGAGCTTTTATTCTTAATCCAGTGTGTCAGAGATTTGAAGGTTTTTGGAATTTTAGACAAATATGTATGTGCTCCTGTGGGTAGAGTCAGCAAGACAGAAGGAATATATGTGATAGAACCAAAAGTTTTTGTACATGATTTTCTTAAAAAGTATATTGAGAAGGAAAAATTGGAAGTTCCTATTGAGATGGATAAACTGGGAAGGATAGAGATATATGGATTATGA
- the nfi gene encoding deoxyribonuclease V (cleaves DNA at apurinic or apyrimidinic sites), which yields MDYESKYFKWLGYEETVRLQKEISEKIIKEDAFKNLRYVGGVDTSSIEDKIAGVIVVLEFNTLEVLEVSIEISQVNFPYIPGFLSFREGPIILKAWENLKIKPDLLIFDGQGIAHPRRLGIASHVGYVLDVPSIGCAKKILVGVYKEPDKKRGSFEYIYIDNEIVGAVVRTKDNVKPVFVSLGHKISLSTSIEIILKTSTKYRLPEPVRLAHIYSKKALNFEIKGELL from the coding sequence ATGGATTATGAATCTAAATATTTTAAATGGTTAGGGTATGAGGAAACAGTAAGGCTTCAAAAAGAAATAAGTGAGAAAATAATTAAAGAAGATGCATTTAAGAACTTGAGATATGTAGGAGGAGTAGATACTTCTTCTATTGAAGATAAAATAGCAGGAGTAATTGTTGTTTTAGAATTCAATACTTTGGAGGTTCTTGAGGTTTCTATAGAGATTTCTCAAGTTAATTTTCCTTATATTCCAGGTTTTTTAAGTTTTAGAGAGGGACCAATAATCTTAAAAGCATGGGAGAATTTAAAAATCAAACCTGATCTTCTCATCTTTGATGGACAAGGAATTGCTCATCCAAGAAGATTAGGAATAGCTTCTCATGTAGGATATGTTCTTGATGTTCCATCTATCGGTTGTGCTAAGAAAATACTTGTAGGTGTTTATAAAGAACCAGATAAAAAAAGAGGTTCTTTTGAATATATCTATATTGACAATGAGATTGTTGGGGCTGTGGTGAGGACTAAAGATAATGTAAAGCCTGTTTTTGTATCTTTAGGGCATAAGATTTCTTTAAGTACCTCTATTGAGATTATACTAAAAACTTCTACTAAGTATCGACTACCAGAGCCGGTAAGGTTAGCTCATATCTATAGCAAAAAGGCATTAAACTTTGAAATAAAAGGAGAGCTTCTTTAA
- a CDS encoding DUF763 domain-containing protein has product MLKREIAELPLHSGKAPFWLFQRMKKLSREIILLFAVENKIDELLKKLSDPFWFQALGCVLGFDWHSSGLTTTTGAALKEGLGELSHEIGLYIVGGKGKAGLNTPEEIKRLAEKEGFDPQKWILVSRTVARVDNNAIQDGYQLYHHLLIFTKEGNWCVIQQGMNENNNFARRYHWLGEEVKSFIEEPHKGIITQKFENYVINLVAKESKPAQEVITQLMNEKPDKVLKLWNEVSLKLPSYHPITPKEIRPENLKTILLKTYEAPPKDFQEVLLKEGVGSKTLRALTLISELVYNTPASIKDPARFSFAHGGKDGHPYPVDRENYDKTIELLEKAIKNAKLGRREEIETLKKLSFYFKV; this is encoded by the coding sequence ATGCTTAAAAGAGAAATTGCAGAATTACCTCTCCATTCAGGAAAAGCCCCATTTTGGCTTTTTCAAAGAATGAAAAAGCTTTCAAGAGAAATTATTCTTCTCTTTGCCGTCGAAAACAAAATAGATGAACTTTTAAAAAAATTATCTGATCCTTTCTGGTTTCAAGCCTTAGGTTGTGTATTAGGTTTTGACTGGCACTCAAGCGGCCTTACCACTACTACAGGTGCTGCTTTAAAAGAAGGATTAGGAGAACTTTCTCATGAAATAGGCCTATATATTGTAGGCGGAAAAGGTAAGGCTGGTCTGAATACTCCAGAAGAAATAAAAAGATTAGCAGAAAAAGAGGGTTTTGATCCTCAAAAATGGATTCTTGTAAGCAGAACGGTGGCTAGAGTTGATAACAATGCCATACAAGATGGATACCAGCTTTATCACCATCTTTTGATTTTCACCAAAGAAGGAAATTGGTGTGTTATACAGCAAGGTATGAATGAGAATAACAATTTTGCAAGAAGATATCATTGGCTTGGAGAAGAGGTAAAAAGTTTTATTGAGGAACCCCATAAAGGAATAATCACTCAGAAGTTCGAAAACTATGTCATAAATTTGGTAGCAAAAGAAAGTAAACCAGCGCAAGAAGTGATTACACAACTTATGAATGAAAAACCCGATAAGGTCCTAAAACTATGGAATGAAGTTTCATTAAAACTTCCATCTTACCATCCTATAACTCCTAAGGAGATAAGACCCGAAAACCTAAAAACAATCTTGTTAAAGACCTATGAGGCTCCACCCAAAGATTTCCAAGAAGTACTACTAAAAGAAGGTGTAGGATCTAAAACCTTAAGAGCCTTAACCCTTATAAGCGAACTTGTTTATAATACCCCAGCCAGCATAAAGGATCCTGCAAGATTTTCTTTTGCCCATGGAGGGAAGGATGGACACCCATACCCAGTAGATAGAGAAAATTACGATAAAACCATAGAGCTCTTAGAAAAAGCAATAAAAAATGCAAAATTAGGAAGAAGAGAAGAAATTGAAACTTTAAAGAAGCTCTCCTTTTATTTCAAAGTTTAA
- a CDS encoding DUF192 domain-containing protein, with translation MKKRTVFFTTIFTILLMIVMFSLLSLGKENSPKFPRGRLLITQGDKSLEIPIEIADRDELWTLGLMYRKSIPWEYGMLFVFPYDTNAGFWMKNTYVPLDIAFILEDGTIINIQRMEPCKDELNCPIYFSPKPYRYALEVRAGFFERYGFSVGAKIKYWRE, from the coding sequence ATGAAAAAAAGAACAGTTTTCTTTACTACTATCTTCACTATTTTATTAATGATAGTTATGTTTTCTCTTCTTTCTCTTGGAAAGGAAAACTCACCTAAATTTCCCCGTGGAAGGCTTTTAATAACACAAGGGGATAAATCTCTTGAGATACCTATTGAGATAGCTGATCGAGATGAGTTATGGACTTTAGGACTTATGTATAGAAAAAGTATCCCTTGGGAGTATGGAATGCTTTTTGTATTCCCTTATGATACAAATGCTGGATTTTGGATGAAAAATACTTATGTTCCTCTTGATATAGCTTTTATTTTGGAGGATGGCACTATTATAAATATACAAAGAATGGAGCCATGTAAGGATGAATTAAACTGTCCTATTTACTTTAGTCCTAAGCCTTATAGATATGCTTTAGAGGTTAGAGCTGGCTTTTTTGAGAGGTATGGTTTCTCGGTAGGAGCAAAGATCAAATATTGGAGAGAATAA
- a CDS encoding ferredoxin, producing MSAPKIDRDLCIGCGVCASLCPDVFEIDEEGKAVVREGADCESAGCCQDAADSCPVGAITL from the coding sequence ATGAGCGCACCAAAAATTGATAGAGATCTTTGCATTGGATGTGGGGTTTGTGCTTCTTTATGTCCTGATGTATTTGAAATTGATGAAGAAGGAAAAGCTGTAGTAAGAGAAGGGGCAGATTGTGAATCCGCAGGATGCTGTCAAGATGCTGCCGATTCTTGTCCAGTAGGAGCTATAACTCTTTAA
- a CDS encoding TldD/PmbA family protein: protein MISKSIAEEILEISLSKGGDFSELFFEVSNSLYFYFDDNKLEEAVAGEDVGVGLRVILGDRTFYGYTTDISLMGLRKLAKNLAEAVFQGDKDIKVVLSEKDEYGIRPLKDIGSFEIKEGKDILKIMNEKARGYDSRIVQFTSVIRTVDQKILIANTEGDFIEDRRVRTAVYGLSVGSYNGIIQTGYETVAGTVGWELLTEEVINKIPYEASRRAILLLEAKEAPAGVMPVVISSKAGGVLIHEAVGHGLEADLVDKGVSVYKGKIGEKVASELVTMVDAGVLEGMYGSSAVDDEGVKTNYNVLIDRGILKGYMHSRITAKKFNVRPSGNGRRQNFRYPPIPRMTNTFILPGESKVEDMLQRLERGIYVVKMGGGQVDTTSGDFVFGIEEGYLVINGEIKHPIRGATLIGNGPKILEKIEMIGNDIGFAPGTCGKDGQGVPVTDGMPTLFISEITIGGTEKGE, encoded by the coding sequence GTGATATCTAAAAGCATAGCTGAAGAAATTCTTGAAATTTCCTTAAGCAAAGGTGGAGATTTTTCGGAATTATTTTTTGAGGTTAGTAATTCTCTTTATTTTTATTTTGACGATAATAAGTTAGAGGAAGCAGTAGCGGGAGAAGATGTAGGAGTAGGTTTAAGGGTAATATTAGGAGACAGAACTTTTTATGGATATACTACTGATATTTCATTGATGGGATTGAGAAAACTTGCCAAGAATTTAGCGGAAGCTGTGTTTCAAGGAGATAAAGATATAAAAGTTGTCCTATCTGAGAAAGATGAGTATGGCATAAGGCCTTTAAAGGATATAGGAAGTTTTGAGATAAAAGAAGGAAAAGATATTTTGAAGATTATGAATGAAAAGGCAAGGGGTTACGATTCAAGGATAGTTCAATTTACTTCTGTGATAAGGACTGTAGATCAGAAGATTCTTATTGCAAACACAGAGGGGGATTTTATTGAAGATAGGAGAGTAAGAACTGCGGTTTATGGACTTTCCGTTGGGTCTTATAATGGAATTATTCAAACAGGATATGAGACGGTTGCAGGTACGGTAGGTTGGGAGCTGCTTACTGAAGAAGTTATTAATAAAATCCCATACGAGGCTTCAAGAAGGGCTATTCTACTCCTTGAAGCCAAAGAAGCTCCGGCTGGAGTTATGCCAGTGGTTATATCTTCAAAGGCTGGAGGTGTTCTAATACACGAAGCTGTTGGACATGGTCTTGAAGCTGATTTGGTTGATAAGGGAGTCTCAGTGTACAAAGGAAAGATTGGAGAAAAGGTAGCTTCAGAGCTGGTTACTATGGTAGATGCAGGTGTTCTTGAAGGAATGTACGGCTCTTCAGCAGTGGACGATGAAGGAGTAAAAACTAATTATAATGTTCTAATTGATAGGGGTATTTTGAAGGGATATATGCATTCAAGAATTACCGCAAAAAAGTTCAATGTTCGTCCTTCAGGAAATGGGAGAAGACAAAATTTTCGATATCCTCCTATTCCTCGAATGACTAATACCTTCATTCTTCCAGGAGAAAGTAAAGTAGAAGATATGTTACAAAGATTAGAGAGAGGAATATATGTGGTAAAGATGGGAGGAGGTCAGGTAGATACAACCTCTGGAGATTTTGTTTTTGGAATTGAAGAGGGTTATCTTGTAATAAATGGTGAAATTAAACATCCAATAAGAGGTGCAACATTAATAGGAAATGGACCTAAGATTTTAGAAAAGATTGAAATGATTGGAAATGATATTGGTTTTGCTCCTGGTACTTGTGGAAAAGACGGGCAAGGAGTTCCTGTAACCGATGGTATGCCTACTCTTTTTATATCTGAGATTACTATTGGGGGTACAGAGAAAGGAGAGTAA
- a CDS encoding TldD/PmbA family protein, with amino-acid sequence MTVDLFKLIEDLRKQKIECEIFFQEREKSTLVISRQEVENYQISREYGIGVRVIKDGKHGFSYTTNLDKIDETIQRAIELSQVMEEDENWKFSKDLDLKDFKYYPEEPSFQEKIKRLVELEKEIYSKDKRVKTVRNIVWEKTTDNNRIISTTGLSLEYNQQYQYIYTEIGASDGTNERSGFEFDVARSWNELEFDKLVEKVVWQATSLLGALPKKTQSVDIILPAERASEFLELISELFSAENVQKGKSVLKGLLGESVASPILSIVEDPLSEKALIPRLFDDEGIKTYQKYFIRNGVLENFAYNVYSANKEGKNSTGNGVRGSFKSLPQVDYFNLYIEPRDKSEDELIKSVRNGVYVISLMGLHLADTISGDFSLGIEGLWIKDGELAEPVAEMTISGNLKDFLKNITGIGNKLDLKGNINSPMLKLEDITLAGK; translated from the coding sequence ATGACCGTTGATTTATTTAAATTAATTGAGGATTTAAGAAAACAAAAAATAGAGTGTGAAATATTTTTTCAAGAAAGAGAAAAAAGTACTTTAGTAATCTCTAGGCAGGAGGTTGAAAATTATCAAATTTCTAGGGAGTATGGCATTGGGGTAAGGGTTATAAAAGATGGTAAACATGGATTTTCTTATACTACCAATTTAGATAAGATAGATGAAACAATACAGAGAGCAATTGAACTTTCTCAGGTAATGGAAGAAGATGAGAATTGGAAATTTTCTAAAGATTTAGATCTTAAAGATTTTAAGTACTATCCTGAAGAGCCATCCTTTCAAGAAAAAATAAAAAGATTGGTAGAGTTAGAAAAAGAAATCTATTCAAAAGATAAAAGAGTAAAAACTGTGAGAAATATTGTTTGGGAGAAAACAACGGACAATAATAGAATAATAAGTACAACGGGTTTATCTTTGGAATATAATCAACAGTACCAGTATATATATACAGAGATTGGTGCTTCTGATGGGACTAATGAAAGAAGTGGATTTGAATTTGATGTGGCTAGGAGTTGGAATGAGCTTGAATTTGATAAATTAGTTGAAAAGGTGGTTTGGCAGGCCACAAGTTTATTGGGAGCATTGCCCAAGAAGACGCAAAGTGTAGACATAATTCTTCCTGCAGAAAGAGCCAGTGAATTTTTAGAGCTTATTTCTGAACTATTTTCTGCAGAGAATGTTCAAAAAGGAAAGTCTGTATTAAAGGGATTGTTAGGTGAGAGTGTGGCTTCTCCAATTTTGAGTATTGTAGAGGATCCTCTTTCTGAAAAAGCTTTGATTCCTAGACTTTTTGACGATGAAGGAATAAAGACTTATCAAAAATATTTCATAAGAAATGGTGTACTGGAGAATTTTGCTTATAATGTCTATAGCGCTAATAAGGAGGGTAAAAATTCTACTGGTAATGGGGTTAGGGGCTCTTTTAAGTCTTTGCCCCAGGTTGATTATTTTAATCTGTACATTGAGCCTAGAGATAAGAGTGAAGATGAGCTTATAAAATCAGTGAGAAATGGGGTTTATGTTATTTCTTTAATGGGGCTCCATCTTGCAGATACAATCTCTGGAGATTTTTCCTTAGGAATCGAGGGTTTATGGATAAAAGATGGAGAATTAGCAGAACCTGTTGCAGAGATGACTATTTCAGGTAATTTGAAGGATTTTTTAAAAAATATAACTGGCATTGGTAATAAATTAGACCTCAAAGGTAATATAAATTCACCTATGTTAAAGCTTGAAGATATCACATTAGCAGGAAAATAA
- a CDS encoding ferritin-like domain-containing protein, whose protein sequence is MVKMFSSQDLIEMAIHIEEEGEKFYELMGSKVEDEELKKLFSYLALEEKRHALAFKEIYSRLENEGFVSAYPDQEANKYLHAFVDSQIFIDWDKLSTRTVWSLSEVLDLAISLEKDSILFYYEMEKYIPEKDKNILYEIIKQEKMHLSQLTEFKKGIKN, encoded by the coding sequence ATGGTAAAGATGTTTTCTTCTCAAGATTTAATTGAAATGGCTATACACATTGAAGAAGAAGGAGAAAAATTTTATGAATTAATGGGATCAAAGGTAGAAGATGAAGAATTGAAAAAATTATTTAGCTATCTTGCTTTAGAAGAAAAAAGACATGCCTTAGCTTTTAAGGAAATTTACTCTCGTTTGGAGAATGAAGGCTTTGTTTCTGCTTATCCTGATCAGGAAGCTAATAAATATTTGCATGCTTTTGTAGATTCTCAAATTTTTATTGATTGGGATAAGCTTTCTACAAGAACAGTATGGAGTTTATCAGAAGTATTAGATCTTGCTATAAGTTTAGAAAAAGACTCTATTCTCTTTTATTATGAAATGGAAAAATATATTCCTGAAAAGGATAAAAACATCCTGTATGAAATAATAAAACAGGAGAAGATGCATCTTTCTCAGCTTACTGAATTTAAGAAAGGTATAAAGAATTAG
- the dapF gene encoding diaminopimelate epimerase: protein MVEFVKSHGLGNDYIVFDKTQINFPLTEKNIRLICDRNRGVGSDGILVLEKINNQEFKVRIFNPDGSEAEKSGNGIRILAKYIYDYKYTTEKEFFIYTLGGKVKASVIEEQNGRAKTIEVEMGKVTFRSSEIPVAGPEREVIDEELKINGEILKITCLSIGNPHCVFFVDEIDEEKIKSLGPKIENNPIFPNRINVQMVKVLDSNKIEIRIWERGAGYTLASGSSSCAAASAAYRKGLVNNQVEVIMPGGTLHIRINPDWSVNLIGPVEEVFKGELSEEMLYKLKD from the coding sequence ATGGTAGAGTTTGTAAAGAGCCATGGACTTGGAAATGATTATATTGTCTTTGATAAAACTCAAATAAACTTCCCCTTAACCGAGAAAAACATACGTCTAATATGCGATAGAAATCGTGGAGTTGGCTCTGATGGTATACTTGTTCTTGAAAAAATAAACAATCAAGAATTTAAAGTAAGAATATTCAATCCCGATGGAAGCGAAGCAGAAAAAAGTGGAAATGGTATAAGAATTCTTGCAAAGTATATTTACGATTATAAATATACTACTGAGAAAGAGTTCTTCATATACACTTTAGGAGGAAAAGTAAAAGCCTCCGTAATAGAAGAACAAAATGGAAGAGCAAAAACCATTGAAGTAGAAATGGGGAAAGTTACCTTTAGAAGTTCTGAGATTCCTGTTGCTGGCCCAGAAAGAGAGGTGATAGATGAGGAATTAAAAATTAATGGTGAAATTTTAAAAATTACATGCCTTTCTATTGGAAACCCTCATTGTGTCTTCTTTGTAGACGAAATTGATGAAGAAAAGATTAAATCTTTAGGGCCTAAAATAGAAAATAATCCAATATTTCCCAATAGAATTAATGTACAAATGGTTAAGGTTTTAGATTCAAATAAAATAGAGATAAGAATTTGGGAAAGAGGAGCAGGATATACTCTTGCATCAGGGAGTAGTTCTTGTGCAGCAGCATCAGCAGCATATAGAAAGGGATTAGTCAATAATCAAGTCGAAGTAATCATGCCTGGAGGAACATTACACATAAGAATAAACCCTGACTGGTCCGTAAATCTTATTGGACCAGTAGAAGAAGTATTTAAAGGAGAACTTTCTGAAGAAATGTTATATAAATTGAAAGACTAA